GGAGAATGAAACCTCTTTAGTAATGGACATACAGAGGCAGAGCCTGTGCCATTTTTTGGGGGGCGATACATAACCTCTGTTTATCTTTCTTGTCCTGCGTATCTGTTGCGTCCAGTCAGTCATTTTTGGCCATGAACAAAGCCACTCAAATCGCGGTGACAGACCGCTACGGTGATAGGACACACGGCCTCTGAGCTCACATGCTTTTTGTAGCTCTGCCTCTCAGAGCGCTGCCTCCCAAAAAAGACGCTGCATCATGGGGCCTACACTTTGGTACGTTCCCCTCTGATCCCTCTCTTAAGGCCCAAGCAGCAGCTGGGGAGATTagagaggacaggacaggacagggacaCACACTTAGAGAGCTTCCCTCGCATAAACTCACCCAACAAGGACGGACCCGATTCAGACGGGAGCGGACTTTCATAAGAGGCACTCCTTGACTGGACACACTATGTCCAACCACCTTCTCCCGAACCAACACACCTCAGATGGACTCCAGTGACCCACTTACATCTGTAGATGTTCAACATCTGCGTGGATGATATCTTTTCTTGGAATATTTTTTCCCaaacttctttatttttgttgtcaaGAACTGGATTAGTTGAAGCCTGACTGGCTGGTATTAATCGAACTTTAGTCATGAGTTGTTTTGGGTACCGCAGAGAGCTGAGCAAGTACGAAGATGTCGACGAGGACGAACTTTTGGCTTCTCTCAGCCCTGAGGAGCTGGCCGAGTTGGAAAAGGAGCTGGTGGACATCGATCCCGACGCCAATGTGCCCATAGGACTCAGACAGAGAGACCAGACAGACAAGACCCCAACTGGCACCTTCAGCAGAGAGGCCCTCATGAAGTACTGGGAAAACGAGACACGCAGGCTGCTGGAGGACGAGCTGGGTGGAGGAAGCCCCAAACTGGTCAGTCACAACAGCTAATTACATTTCAGTGGCATTTATACAATGTGCCTAAGGCAATGCTAGTGTGTTTGAAGTCGAATGGCATGGAACTCGGAACAGATCAGTCAAAAATAAGCTTAAGTAAGTTGTTTGAAGTACAAGGAAGGAAAGATATTACAAACAGCTGTGTTAATGTCTggcagttaaagttaaagttaaatttttATTGGCACACAGGAAGAGGAGTGTGCGACCGAAGAAAAAAGCGAAGGGGAGGATGAAAGTGAGAAggaacaaggaaaagaaaatgaggaaggggaaggggaagaagaggacaacgataaagaagaagaagaagaagaagaagaagaagaaaaagaggaggaggaggaaagtgaggaagaagaagaacctgtaacagaagaggaagaagatgatgaggaggaggaggatgatgaagaagTTGAAGATTCAAAACCTGAATCAAGGGATTCAGGCCTACCGACTCTGCGGGCCGACAATCCGACGTTACTGAAGCCTCAGAGGGTGGAGCCTATGAgactgactcctccccctccacctgtcGACCCAAATGCGTCAGGAAACCCTACTGTGGTCGACGATGCTCTTCAACGAGCCCTCAGCGACGACCCCGAACTCACAGAGGTTAATCTCAACAATATTGACGACATCTCACAGGTACGAATGCAAAACTGACACGTATTTGTTGCCTGTGGTGATACGGAAACAGGAAGTTTCTATACTTCATTAATCACAACACTaaggtgtttattttatgtagaTCTAAGTATTAAATAGAGCCAACTTAACCCTAACATGTCTTCATAGATGAACTAACAGGTAACTACACCTGGTTATTGACAATTTCTAAGAAAGGCTTGTTGCTCGGTTGTTAGcctaatttaaataatgtttcaACAATACATTTGCTCCCACGTTTTGTTGACTTTTGATTGTATGCTAGCTTGTTTTTAGAGTATATAATGAAAAGCATAGTTTTGGTCCAAACATCTCTTTGGAAAATTGACACAAGAAAACTGTCATCACTTAGATTTAGCAAGCTCTTGTGTTAACGAGGTAAAGTGGTGGAAGTTACTGGCATCGTTAGGCCTATTTTAGGGGGGCTGAGGCCTCcataaaatattcttaagcccccctaaataatttggtgttgttttatgtttatttttttatatatttacaaaaaagtGCCGACAATTTCAATGTAAAGTTgccagtttaaataaataattatatatgataaCTTAAATATGACCttacagacacaacaacaacacacaacaactaTTGTGTTGTGGGGGAAAATCATGGCATTAGCCTCTATGTTGATCAGTAATTGTTATTGTTGGAACCTGTATTTGtggtataaataataataatagttttcgTTAGTCGTTTGCGtcattttgtgttcatgtgCTACATTCGcttacatcctgtgcatctcctcGGGCCTAAGCCTCCGCTGTCCTtgaaacctagtgacgcccctggtgGTGGTATTTGTTGTGTCCAAAGAAAGGCCTAACAATCTTAACAGTTTCAAAGAGTTTCAGTGTGGAATTTGTTGTGATGAAATGCAGTTCAAATACTTTATGGAAAATTTTCCCATATGTTCTGGATGATATATAAGTCTCCTAATGTACTTCTCAGGAAACTCTCATCCGATTTGCTGAGGCCTTGAGGAACAACACACACGTTCGAGTCTTCAGCCTCGCTAACACCCGAGCCGATGACCCCGTGGCTCTTGCCATTGCTAAGACGCTGAGGGACAATTCGTCCATCACCAGTCTGAATATAGAATCTAATTATGTGACTGGGAAGGGGGTGATGGCGCTGGTCCAGGCTCTTCCGGTAAACAACACCTTGACGGAGCTTCGGTTTCACAACCAAAGACACATGTGTGGAGGACAGGTTGGTCCCCCCCctcaatcatcatcatcatcaatcatcTGAGAACACATCGTGCTAGAAAATAAACCTGTCTTCAACTTCAACAGGTGGAAATGGAGATGGTGAAGATTCTGAGGGAGAACCACACCCTGATCAAACTGGGTTACCAGTTCAACCTCCCAGGTCCCAGGATGAGCATGACGGGGATCCTGACCAGGAACCAAGACCGCCAGAGGCAGAAACGTCTGCaggagcagaggcagcagcagggGGCACAAAACGGAGCCGTTAACCCCAGAACCACTGCGCTGGTTTGTAGCTTCATGTCTTCTAGATGGACCATGTACCACTGAGCAGCCGTTTTCAGCATAATCACAACACACTAGTAAACTTTCATCCCTATCAACTGATACTTACCCGGTGGTACTGCTTGTATAACAACACTTATTCAGTGTTTACATGGAAACACGCACTTCAGCTACCTATAGTGCACTTGCTTCTGCCCTCCGTGCACTTGAGCTTGAGCTGCGTTGCCTTTATTGCTCAACTGCTTTCATTGCTACACTTCAACCAATGATTCAGCTGCTTTACTTCCAAAACTTTAACAGTTGCTGTGGTTTcacactttctcctctttcctttcaaCTGTTCGTTTGGCTGTTTAAGTTTACCGTGTGGCATTTCATACCTACACGGATGAAACCTGAAAAGTCTTAAGATGAAtctttacatgtattttatgtCTGCAAAATATTTGTTTCCCATTTTTACTTCAATTCATATTTGCAATTGTCTCTCACCCCAGAGAGGAACACCCACTTCATCACCATACAGCTCACCCAGGGCCTCTCCTTGGTCCTCACCCAAACTGCCCCGAAACGACCCGTCTAAAAAACAGACCcctcctgcgcctcctcctccccctccacctccgccgccacctcctccgcctcctcctcctcctcctccaccgctgCATACCGTGCAgcgggagaagaagaagcccaCGCGGATGATCGCGGAGGTCATCAAGGCGCACGAGGCGGGCGCTAAAAAGGTGGCGAAAACCAAAGGGAAGAAGGGCAAGAAGGCGAAGGAGTCGGGGAGAGAGACGGGCAGCATCCTGAAGGAGCTCAAGCACGCCCTGAGGCCCGTGTCggcggagaggaggggggaggagggcagCAGGCCGTCCACGCCGATGAGGTCGGCCCACGATCAGCTGATGGAGTCCATCCGCGGCAGCAGCATCCGCAACCTGAGACGGGTGAGGGACATTTAAATACTTCAAATCCAAgtaaataacttgtttttttgctgtaatAGATGCTGGattatttacaaatatattGAGTGAGAAGTGAAGAAAACACCCTTTGTGCTTTGGGCTCGATTGTGTAGAAGAcacaagaagaggaggaaagtaCTCGTCTGGTTCTACTCGCACACGTAGGGAGTTTAATTTAGATGAGGATGACACAGAGCCAGTGGCGTCTGACTCATCTCAATGGCTGACATGGTATGTTCTGTCTCTAGACTGTCGTAGGCAGGCAAAAGGCTGCTCGCCACCAGCCAACATTGTGGCATGATCACAATGCTTTTACAGCCAGAAAGAAAGATACGGGAAAGAGTCATCACGCAGATAAGCTCATGTAGAGATTAAAAGAtggatggaaaacaaaaatgagcaaATGAACACAAGGTAAATGTTAATGTGAGGGAAATTTCGCACATCTGAGCCTGTTTTGTTCGGTTTTTATCCCTGAGAAGAGAGATCGGTATTTCGCTTGCAGCTTTCGCACAGCTCGTTACATAGCTTGAGTGGAAAATGAGCTCTGCCCTCAGATAGCTGGGTCTCCCACTTAGGCTGTTAGATTCCTGCCACTTAGAGCCGGTATTAATAGAAACTGTTTGCTGGAGTTTTGATAAAGACGGTTGCAACACGTTACCACAgcaggcaacaacaacaacaacacgctTTCGACTGGACGTATCCAACGgcgttaaagaaaggcaactggacctgCAGAGTTCACGGGACGGCGCACATCTGACGCCGATTAGCATCAGTCAAAAAATCTTAATGACGCCGTGACGCAGCGTTTGTCAGCTATTCAGTTCCCAAGTGCAGAGTGACATCACGGCCACAACAGGGAGATAAAACAAATCTGGATGATCAATCTCCAATGGAATGATGACTAAAAACAAGAGAGAGGCTATTTTTGGGGGTGCTCTACTCTTATAAATCTGTTTAATCTTCTCACGTTAAATGTGGTCTGAAAGCTACATTCTTGTAGCTGCGCCTCAGTAGTTGCTAGCTTTTTGATGTTACTCCGCCGTCGCGAGTGAGTCATCTCCAGCTCATTCCCATCTTTGCAGTTTGCGGTATTCTTAAAAACCACGGGCGGATTAGCAaaagaaatatgtttttgaTCACTTCCGTGGTATCTTTCCAGGTGGAAGTGCCACATCACCTACGATAATACGAGCGGATACAGAAGGAGGTCAGCGCGTTACCGTGGCGACGGAGGAAGGAACAGCGATGACGATGGTGTGACCAACAGCGAGGAAAGAACTGAGGCGTCAAGGGTGATAATGTAGGTTTTCTGAGGAAGTCTATGTGAATTTTTACTgataaataagagaaaatataCTGGAAATTTGCACATTAGCtttacaatttattattttctaatagAATCCGTGTTTTGACTTTTGGAATGAGTTGACTGACTTGTTTACCATTAAACTTTTCTaatttgctgttttcatgtAAAGTTGTACATATGATTTGCTGCTGGTTGAAATATCTAAATATAGCCATTTGCCGTTTACAATACGACGACTCAGAGTTATGCGCATTattctttggtttctgtttgaAAGCGCGGGGTTGAGCTGTTCACGGAGAAGTATAGGCACACCACTGTTTATCAGTGAGTCAGCGTCACGGTCAAGTGCCGCTGATGCACATTCCCACTCCGTCACATTCACAACACACCCACTCCAGTTATTAGAGCCGGGGCTTTTGCGCAGATAGTTTGGACGATTCACGGTGCATCACAAGCGAGCGGAAGGACTCCGTCACCGTGGCGTTGGGGTTTAGTCGCAatttcacatcatcaaataaAACGctgtgggctttttttttaaagctgcactttaAAGCGAGACTTGGTCAAATTTCAGAGAAAGGCATGCCATGTGCTTCATTGTGATAATGAAatgctgaattatttatttatttgtttatttttaaaaaacagctttgtTCAGTCCTCTTAGCATAGTAGCTTGcattggctaatgttagctagtgtAGCTGTAGTTATCGCATTGATTTCCTTTAAATGTGCTAATGTGATcgttctgttttgtattttatttcaaatttgcaAGTTACATAGCTAATTTACACGCTAATGCTCTACGTGAGTAGAGGTAAGTCTAGATTTAGTTTGTAAGAATTAGCTAAGATTATCCACGATACGGTACTGGTCCGATTCCAAGTTACGGACACACCAAAGCGACATGAAAGAACTTTGCTCACATGCACTTGAACACAACGTGAAGACTACAACTAAACGGCAGCATGTGTTCTACACGTCTGCGTgggaggaaataactctttGGAGAAActgggagagctactattagttgggaggccACATTTGATTCATTGCGTTTAATCGCATTGTAGTGAAAATATCtttctaatttaaaattttaaaaatctgttgagttttgtaacatttgttaatCGTCTCGTGCGCTGTTTTTTTAAGCCAAACAGTTCTCTCAGAGTGATCTCTCGATCTGTTGCTTATCGAACGCGGTGAATCGTCTGAAGAGCCGGCAACCGGGGTCTGACCAGCCAGTGGGTCTGACCAGTGCCAGCTGGAGAAACGCCGAAAAACAGCGGTCAGCTCGGCTTCTTATGGACTTGATTTAACCTAGGTCATGTACTTTACGTGGACCAAGGGCCGGACAACCACAGCGTGTAGCCAATTAAGAGGTGGGGATGGTGTGTTACGAGAAACCCGCTGACATGAGAAAACAAGAGCCCGGCACCGAGCGAGGGAGATGATGATGAATCAGACGGagtcagacacagagacagaaaggagaTGACACATCGGGAGGGGGATCATGTGAGAGGAGGGATGACAGATGAGAGAGTGAAAGCAAGAACTCAAAGCTGGAGATGGTGAGAGATGTGAGCTATTCGTATCGGCCTTCCTAATCCCGGTCTTGCATTTGTGTACATGTCTTGGAAGGgttccccccccctcccgacTCTCGAGTCCACAGCGCAGCTGTTCAAAGATAATACAATCAGGGGCTCAGAAGGGACACCGACAAGAACACAATAAATCTCATAATGGACATCAATGTCCAAACAAAACTTGtatttaaaattgtgttgtGGACTTGAGCGCTTAAGTTATTTTGTAGGCTTTCGGGATCTTAATTTTGAGTTAGACCCCTATGCCGAAAAACCGTCTTCTCAATGGTCTTCTCAAGAGCCGCAGAACAGTGTGCACAATGTACGTCTTTAGCTAAGTGTCCTAAGCATAAAGCTTCCTCTACTCAACCACAGCACTTTGTCATGCCTGCCAAACTGTCAACAGGGGGATCCGTCCATACAAATTATCCATGAAAACCACAGACTTCCTGCTTGTAAGTGCACTCAGGGTGGTCACTACAttatcctcacacacacacacatgacattATTATCAGGATGGACTGAGGGTTCTTGGGCTACGGAGACGATCTATCTtctaaaccacacacacacaaaaaaatattgttaagTAGGCAAGTTTACACCAAGCTACTGCTGTATATCCCGTAAACTGTTCAttcattctcctcctcattcacGACAATCGAGCCCTATGACTTGTATGAAAGCCTTTGCCTTTCTGTGCGCGTTGGCCTCTAGAGAAGTATCTAACTAGTGGAAAGTGTCATACCTGCTCTAATCCCTTTCATAAGCTCAGCTGCAGTGAGAACCGATACAGAGTCAGCTGATGTGGACattaactaaaaataaacagctgaagCATGGGACTGTTGTGGCCAGAACAGCAGCAGTTCTAAAAATATCACTGATGGGACAGTTTTTTAGTTCactttttcgtttttttttccttgacatttgtccgtctgtctgtcacaCCCCCAAAGGTTTGACCTACAGCCATCTATtaatagacacacacatctttttCCCTTCCCTTTTCCTTACGGTCAGTGCTACACAGGGTACTAAGCTCGgtcattcaaatttaatttctacCTGGCTCACAGGATGAAATGATGGGTTTTAGTAATCATCTGTTCACTTGTCACCAGATATGCAGACTTGTGCCTTTTATTAACGCATTTACGTATCTTACTTCTGAACTTAggcatgaaaacaaagacatctACTATGGCAGGATGTAATGGTAAAAGATGCCCCAACACCCAAGCGTGTAAATATCAACTTTTTATTGGAGTGTACAACGTAAGAGTTCATTATTTGACCAGTCTCTTTGATGAGACTTGGCGTCCATAACATCTTATTAACCGAGTTACCTACAGAAGCTAACATCAGCATTAAACATGGCTAGGTTGTTTTTccacctcccccacccaccAAAAAAACAGTATCTTAATATTTGACAAAAGAGGTCAGTTCTTACATCAAACAAGTGGCAATTTGTCTCTCAAAGACACGTTTTGCTAACAGGCAAATACAGGAAAAACATTAGTTTAGAGAATTTATTTTCCTGACATTTGTCACATCATGAGGTTTTGAGCATTCTACAAACCAGAAATGTGTTAGCAGCTGTAGCaggctagctgttagcttaCCGATAAAAGTAGTGTTGTTAGGAAATGTCTTTGATTATCAGGTCTGCAGCTCATTAAACCGTTTAGCCTAACTAATCAAATTCATTACTGCAGCAACTTTGGGGTCAACGAGAAGTTTCACAATTTACGAATTGTATCCTTGCAGCTAAGTTACTGTAGAGGCTAAGCTACATGTTAGCCGTGAACGATTAGCAATTAGCAGTTACGTTGCTAAGATTTAAAGCAAAACCATGCAACTTTTGAAAGAGGGAAGACACACTTTCGTTACACTTGATTTCACTCACCCTTACTCAGTTCAACTTCCTGCCTCACTTGCCTTGCTACGAACAGTTAGCATATTGTTAGCCTGGCTAGTAGATTAGCCTCGATTCTAATGTGTCATTAGCAACACGTCACAAACTCCGTCCTACAATTTGCGCTAAAGCAAATTCAATTGTTATCACTTGTGGCATACAGCTGTTTAGCAAAAGTTACATAGTGTTACTTTAAAGAGCACATaagttagtaaaaaaaaaaaaaaaaaaaaaaaagaaaaaaaatagctggTTAGTAAGAATTTAGTCTCAACATTAAGTCTAAAATATTACATGTCAATGTAATACTTTTGAACCTGATAAGATGGGGTTATCACATCAGTACAAGcaactgcatttgtttttttttgttgttgtttttttaacatttccataACTGACATATCAATACCCTATTTAAAGTTTTGTGACAAATCCACCTTTAAAGTACACACGTTTGGTCTTTGCAGGGACTAAATTAACCACTGTCTAAGTTCTTTATTCCTATGTTACACCTCTCGATTTACTAGTTAGTCaagaaaatattgatacttgttAGAAGAATGCCATGAATGTGTTTCTTCCTATAGTGTGTCAGCATTTAATGTCTACAACTGGAAGAAAACAACTTTAGCCCTGCGGTTTCTGTACAGTAACTAAGCATATATGGACCCATTATAAGCATCAGGTgtgtaaaactaaaatgtctttattcTCAAGCTTTACACAATGAATGACCTGATTCCAACAAACAGGCGTTTACTGATACTCTACCtgctactgtaaaaaaaaaaagaaaaagaaaaaaaaaaatcaactcaaTCTGTAGTGCGACAGTGACAAAATCATGACAGATAGCCAGCCATAACACTGTGGGCTACCTCCATTTGTAGTGTGGTGTGTTAACGGTTAAAAAATATCAGAGTGTTTTCCGTGCCATTACTTAAAGCATCATGTACGTCCCATAATGACCTGAAAATGTTCTGTATTCATGCGTCGAGTCTCCTCTTTTCAATCTGTGCAAAAATATAGCAAGACTCAAACTCTGGAGCAAATTTACAGTCCACAGCAAATGAAGCTAAATATTCCaaaaaagagctttttttttttcttcataagaAAATATGAGTGCTAAACTAGGATCATTTTTGAATACgtaaaaataaactacagagcAGTAGGgtatgaaaatagttttttttttccccctcctaaCATACAATGACGACACGATTAATCAAAGATTTGTGGCAACTTGTTGTCTTGTGAGCCCTCCcttcagaccaaaaaaaaaaaaaaaaaaaaaaccattcAAATCCAATGACGTTGAGGTGATTTAAAATTGCACGGCAATTTGGAGCATGGGAACACGGGAGGGTGATGAGGGAAGGATCATGTGTGATGGGAGGCAGCAGATATGAAAGATGGCCGAGTGACAGATGGAGGTGACACGACgtgggaggaaaaagaaagagacacagtgataggagaaaaaaaaaaaagaaagaaaaagagaagcaataagacagttaaaatgaaagaagaaacattttGCTATCAGGAGAC
This portion of the Mugil cephalus isolate CIBA_MC_2020 chromosome 22, CIBA_Mcephalus_1.1, whole genome shotgun sequence genome encodes:
- the lmod2b gene encoding leiomodin-2; translation: MSCFGYRRELSKYEDVDEDELLASLSPEELAELEKELVDIDPDANVPIGLRQRDQTDKTPTGTFSREALMKYWENETRRLLEDELGGGSPKLEEECATEEKSEGEDESEKEQGKENEEGEGEEEDNDKEEEEEEEEEEKEEEEESEEEEEPVTEEEEDDEEEEDDEEVEDSKPESRDSGLPTLRADNPTLLKPQRVEPMRLTPPPPPVDPNASGNPTVVDDALQRALSDDPELTEVNLNNIDDISQETLIRFAEALRNNTHVRVFSLANTRADDPVALAIAKTLRDNSSITSLNIESNYVTGKGVMALVQALPVNNTLTELRFHNQRHMCGGQVEMEMVKILRENHTLIKLGYQFNLPGPRMSMTGILTRNQDRQRQKRLQEQRQQQGAQNGAVNPRTTALRGTPTSSPYSSPRASPWSSPKLPRNDPSKKQTPPAPPPPPPPPPPPPPPPPPPPPPLHTVQREKKKPTRMIAEVIKAHEAGAKKVAKTKGKKGKKAKESGRETGSILKELKHALRPVSAERRGEEGSRPSTPMRSAHDQLMESIRGSSIRNLRRVEVPHHLR